One stretch of Caldanaerobius fijiensis DSM 17918 DNA includes these proteins:
- a CDS encoding polysaccharide deacetylase family protein — MKRKMALILIVIIILAAISLSGYKSPMKYAAKKLTLWDHTKNTNTPTLAGGPEKKHRYTTRTKIIMMNHQYPYIIYYKGSNQKKQMALTFDDGPDNYFTPQILDILKREKVHATFFVVGKRAEANPQIVKRMYREGHIIGNHTWDHPFLTKLSAAKRYSEIKDTENEIFQITHYKTWLFRAPYGELNKDIIKQIDGMGYKIIAWSVDTVDWKGLKSGQIETIVFSHAENGSIILQHCAGGKNEDLSGTVKALPRIIEYYRREGFSFVTIPELLNLLQ; from the coding sequence ATGAAAAGAAAGATGGCTTTGATTTTAATCGTGATAATCATTTTAGCTGCTATAAGTTTATCAGGTTATAAATCACCTATGAAATACGCAGCAAAAAAGCTAACTCTGTGGGATCATACAAAAAATACAAATACCCCAACTTTAGCAGGCGGTCCAGAGAAAAAGCACAGATACACAACTCGTACAAAGATAATAATGATGAACCATCAATATCCTTACATTATTTATTACAAAGGAAGCAATCAGAAAAAACAAATGGCACTGACCTTTGATGATGGGCCAGATAATTATTTCACCCCACAAATCCTGGACATCCTAAAGCGTGAAAAAGTCCACGCTACCTTTTTTGTAGTCGGCAAAAGGGCTGAAGCCAACCCTCAAATAGTAAAAAGGATGTACAGAGAAGGTCACATTATCGGTAACCACACATGGGACCATCCTTTTTTGACCAAACTCTCCGCTGCCAAAAGGTATAGCGAAATAAAAGATACTGAAAACGAAATATTCCAAATTACGCATTATAAAACGTGGTTGTTCAGGGCACCTTATGGTGAATTAAATAAAGATATTATAAAGCAAATAGATGGTATGGGTTATAAGATAATTGCGTGGTCCGTAGATACAGTGGACTGGAAAGGCCTTAAATCAGGTCAGATTGAAACAATAGTATTCAGCCATGCCGAAAATGGTTCAATAATATTACAGCATTGTGCCGGTGGCAAAAATGAGGATTTAAGCGGCACTGTCAAAGCATTACCGCGAATAATTGAATATTACCGCAGAGAAGGCTTTTCGTTTGTAACCATTCCAGAACTTTTAAACCTGCTACAATAA